TTGCATCGTGGCCATTTTTAAGGCTTCATTGCCGCCATCACCCCGATTTTCAATCCAAAACTCAAAGCCGCCAACCGTTCCGATTCCGGGAATCGCAGGTGGGTTTGTCACTAAAACCTGTGCATCCTGAATAGCAAAAAACTCCTTTTGCAAATCGCGGATGATGGCATCGGCATGCAAGTTTTTTGCTTTGCGCTCACTCCAATCTTTTAACATGATGAAATTCGTTCCGATGGTCGTTCTATCCAAGCTTTCTATAATACTAAATCCGGTGAGTGAAATCACTTTATCCACGCCCGGATGTTTCAGTGCAATATCTTTAATTTGATCATCGACATTGATCGTACGATCAAGGCTTGCCGCATCGGGAAGATAGGCAATCGAAATGATATACCCCTGGTCTTCATTGGGAACGAAACTGGTGGGAGTGATTTTAAATAAGAAAAAGAGCCCTCCCAAAATTGCGGCAAAAACACCGAGGCTAATGGTGCGGTGATGGAGAAAAAAAGAGGCAATTTTTAAATAACCATTGGTTACTTTTTGTAATCCGGTATTAAAAATTTGGGCCCATTTTCGCTCTTTTTGTTTTTTTTGTAATACAATCGAAGCAAGAGCCGGGCTAAAGGTGAGAGCGACAAGCCCGGAAAAAACAACAGAGATGGCGATGGTCATCGCAAATTGCTTATAGAGCTGTCCTGCAATTCCCCCTAAGAAGGCGATGGGAATAAATACGGCGCAAAGAACAAAGACAATGGCAATGATGGGGCCCGTCACCTCTTTCATCGCCTTAGTCGCTGCTTCTTTGGGTTTTAAATTAAAGGTGTGGAGATTGCGCTCAACATTTTCAACAACAACGATAGCGTCATCGACAACAATTCCAATCGCGAGGACCATTCCAAAAAGGGTCAGTGTATTAATTGAGAATCCGAGGGCATACATGCCGGCAAAAGTTCCTACAATAGATACGATAAGAGCCACAACGGGAATTAAAGTGGCTCGAATCGTTTGTAAAAAGAGAAAGACGACGAGGACGACGAGGATGGCGGCTTCAAGCATCGTGCGAACAACTTCAACGATGGATCCTTTGATAAATAGTGTTGTGTCATAGGGGATGTTATAAGTCAGTCCTACGGGAAAACCCTCAGACATTTTTTCCATGGCTTGCCGAATGGAATTGGCAACATCAATGGCATTGGCCCCATATTCTTGATAGATAGCGAGCAGTATGGTTGATTTGCCGTCAATAGATCCGTCTACGGTATAATCTTGAGCGCCCAAATCCACTGTGGCAATGTCTTTGAGAAGAACCATAGCGCCGCTTAAATCGGCGCGGATGATAATATTTTCAAAATCTTCAGGCGTTGACAGTCTTCCCTTTGTTGACATTGGGACCGTGAGAGTCACGGGATGAGGGTTAGGGGCTTGACCGAGCTGACCAATGCCAAAGTCATTATTTTGTTCCTGAACGCAATTGTAGACATCATTAGTTGTAATCCCAAGCTGCGCCATCAAATCGGGGCGCAGCCAAATTCGCATCGAATAGTCGCGCTCACCAATGATTGTAATATTACTAATCCCGGGAAGGAGCTCAAGAGAATTAACGACATTAATGCTCGCATAATTGCTCACAAATTCTTGACTATAGCGACCGTCAGGCGATTGCAGTGCGACAATAATTAAGATATTCGGCGTCTGTTTATTGATATCGATTCCCTGCTTCTGAACGCTTTCAGGCAATTGAGAAATTGCTTGATTGACAAGATTTTGGACATTGACCTGATCCATATCGGCGTTACTGCCTAGAGCAAAATAGATGTCGAGCGTCATATTTCCGGTCGATGCGTTTTGCGAATACATATAGAGCATATTTTCAGCACCGAGAATTTGCTGCTCCAACGGGGAAGCCACATCGTCAGCCATCGTTTGGGCATTGGCTCCATTATAGGTTGCGGTCACTTGGATCAAAGGAGGGGTGATATTGGGGTACTGTTCAATGGGTAAAGAATTCATCGCAGCAAGACCTGCAAGTGTGATGATAATGGAAATCACACTGGCAAAAATAGGGTGATGGATAAAAAACTTAGAAATCATTGGACAAAGTTACCTAGTGATGATGGGGGGGATTGTTCATTTGAGGGAGAGGAGGGCATCCACTGAACAATTTTAACAGGTGTGCCATTTTGAACTTTATTCACACCCTGACCAACGACGATATCGCCGTTTTGAAGTCCCTCGTTGATAATCCAATAGTTTTTATACCAATCTCCTGCTGAAACGGGGCGGATTTGTGCTTGATTATTTTTATCGATGACATAGACAAAAACGCCTTTTTGCCCTTGTTGGACTGCCGATTGAGGGACGATAATGGCATTGGGCCGCGTTGCTCCTTTGACAATCACTCTGACAAATTGCCCGGGCTTGAGCCATCCCTTAGGATTGGGTAAAATAGATCGAACGAGCATTGTTCCCGTACTTTGTTGCAGAGCAGGATCGGTGAAGTCAATTTTCCCTTCGGCAGGCAAAATGGAATTATCTGCCATCATAATTTCAATTTTAAAGTTCATTCCTTCGGGATATTTGAGGCGTTTTTTGAGCATTTCTTCTCTTGCTTTTAGAATGTCGCCTTCGGATACTGCAAAGTTAACCCATATGGGATCGATCACATATAGAGTGGTCAGAAGGCTATCGGGACCGGGAGCAATCAAAGCGCCTTCTCGGAATTTAGCTTGAGATGCCATGGCTGTCACCGGAGCTCGGATCGATGCAAAGCTGAGATTGAGATTGGCTTTCAATAAATTCGCTTGAGCGGATAGGACACTTGCTTCAGCTTCTTTTTCTGATGCAATGGCATCATCGAGATCTTTTTGACTCACGGCATTTTGCTCATAAAGAGGAATCATCCGGTTTTTACTTTGCTGAGTATTCCAAAGTAGAGCTTCTTGGTAAGCGAGTTGGCCTTTAGCCTCTTCTACAGCTGCGATAAAGGGTCTGGGATCTACGACAAACATCAAATCATTGGCTTGGACAAGTCCTCCCTCTTCATAGGAGATTTGTTCGAGATAGCCTTCAACGCGCGCGCGCAGTTCAACGATATGGGAGCTTTTAGCAACCCCGACAAATTCAAAATCTGCGGGGATGGTTTGGGCAACTACTTTCATGGCTGAGATGGGGACCTCAAATTTTTGAGGTTGTTGTTTTTTATGACAGGCGGTGAAGTAAATCGATAACAAGCATATAATGAATAATTTAAGGTTTTTCATCTCTGTGCACACCCTCACTCG
This sequence is a window from Simkaniaceae bacterium. Protein-coding genes within it:
- a CDS encoding multidrug efflux RND transporter permease subunit, producing the protein MSKFFIHHPIFASVISIIITLAGLAAMNSLPIEQYPNITPPLIQVTATYNGANAQTMADDVASPLEQQILGAENMLYMYSQNASTGNMTLDIYFALGSNADMDQVNVQNLVNQAISQLPESVQKQGIDINKQTPNILIIVALQSPDGRYSQEFVSNYASINVVNSLELLPGISNITIIGERDYSMRIWLRPDLMAQLGITTNDVYNCVQEQNNDFGIGQLGQAPNPHPVTLTVPMSTKGRLSTPEDFENIIIRADLSGAMVLLKDIATVDLGAQDYTVDGSIDGKSTILLAIYQEYGANAIDVANSIRQAMEKMSEGFPVGLTYNIPYDTTLFIKGSIVEVVRTMLEAAILVVLVVFLFLQTIRATLIPVVALIVSIVGTFAGMYALGFSINTLTLFGMVLAIGIVVDDAIVVVENVERNLHTFNLKPKEAATKAMKEVTGPIIAIVFVLCAVFIPIAFLGGIAGQLYKQFAMTIAISVVFSGLVALTFSPALASIVLQKKQKERKWAQIFNTGLQKVTNGYLKIASFFLHHRTISLGVFAAILGGLFFLFKITPTSFVPNEDQGYIISIAYLPDAASLDRTINVDDQIKDIALKHPGVDKVISLTGFSIIESLDRTTIGTNFIMLKDWSERKAKNLHADAIIRDLQKEFFAIQDAQVLVTNPPAIPGIGTVGGFEFWIENRGDGGNEALKMATMQFIEAAKKRPELSPLHTTAQFDNLQFYVDLDRYKTRALGVSVSDVFQALQTLLGSVYVNNFNKFGRVYQVIIQAQPEFRERLDNLGDMYVRSSYNEMVPLKSLLTIYPKNGPNLVSRFNDYPAAEIIGGAAPGYTSGQAIQAMQELAKEALPPDMNFGWSGEAYQELSTGGTSSLVLIAGLIMVFLILAALYEKWSLPLAIIMAVPFGALGAFIAIWIKGMPNDVYFQIGLVTLIALSAKNAILIVEFAVIKHKEEGLSIIDAALEAASLRFRAIIMTSLTFILGVTPLITSSGAGAASRHSVGTGVFGGMIAATILALFFVPFFFTLLYRDSKKKEEDPHEKD
- a CDS encoding efflux RND transporter periplasmic adaptor subunit yields the protein MKNLKLFIICLLSIYFTACHKKQQPQKFEVPISAMKVVAQTIPADFEFVGVAKSSHIVELRARVEGYLEQISYEEGGLVQANDLMFVVDPRPFIAAVEEAKGQLAYQEALLWNTQQSKNRMIPLYEQNAVSQKDLDDAIASEKEAEASVLSAQANLLKANLNLSFASIRAPVTAMASQAKFREGALIAPGPDSLLTTLYVIDPIWVNFAVSEGDILKAREEMLKKRLKYPEGMNFKIEIMMADNSILPAEGKIDFTDPALQQSTGTMLVRSILPNPKGWLKPGQFVRVIVKGATRPNAIIVPQSAVQQGQKGVFVYVIDKNNQAQIRPVSAGDWYKNYWIINEGLQNGDIVVGQGVNKVQNGTPVKIVQWMPSSPSNEQSPPSSLGNFVQ